From Microbacterium sp. 10M-3C3:
TGTCGTCGCCGGGTGGCGTTACTTCAGGAAGTCGGGGATGTCGAGGTCGTCATCGCCGAAGGCCGAGTCGTACGCGGGCTCGGGCAGACGGGCCGCGACCGGCGCCGGCTCCTTCTTCGGCTCGGCGTCGGCGTCGGCGGACGCGGGCGCGTCCTCCCACGAGCGCTCCGCCGGGACCGACGGCACCGGGGGCAGCCCGGGGAGGGTCGCGGGCCGCTGCGCGGCACCCACGGCGTCCAGGCGCAGGGCAGGCTCGCCGCCGTCGAAGCCGGCCGCGATGACCGTCACGCGTACCTCGTCGCCGAGGGTGTCGTCGATCACCGTTCCGAAGATGATGTTGGCCTCGGGGTGCGCGGCCTCCTTCACCAGCTGGGCAGCGTCGTTGATCTCGAAGATGCCGAGGTTCGATCCGCCCTGGATCGACAGCAGCACGCCGTGGGCGCCCTCGATCGAGGCCTCGAGCAGGGGCGACTCGACCGCGAGCTCGGCCGCCTTGATGGCGCGGTCGGCGCCGCGGGCGGAGCCGATGCCCATGAGGGCGGAACCGGCGCCCTGCATGACCGACTTCACATCGGCGAAGTCGAGGTTGATGAGACCGGGCGTCGTGATGAGGTCGGTGATGCCCTGGACACCGGCGAGGAGCACCTGGTCGGCGGTCGCGAAGGCCTCGATCATCGAGATGCCGCGGTCGCTGATCTCCAGCAGCCGGTCGTTCGGCACCACGATGAGGGTGTCGACCTCTTCCTTGAGCTTGGCCACACCGCCCTCGGCCTGGCTCTGCCGCCGGCGGCCCTCGAACGAGAACGGCTTCGTGACGACGCCGATCGTCAGCGCTCCGATCGACTTCGCGATCCGCGCCACGACGGGCGCACCGCCCGTGCCGGTGCCACCGCCCTCGCCCGCGGTGACGAAGACCATGTCGGCTCCCGCGAGCGCCTCCTCGATCTCCTCCGCGTGGTCCTCCGCCGCGCGTCGCCCGACCTCGGGGTCGGCGCCGGCGCCGAGACCGCGCGTGAGCTCGCGGCCCACGTCGAGCTTGACGTCGGCGTCACTCATGAGCAGCGCCTGCGCGTCGGTGTTGATGGCGATGAACTCCACGCCGCGC
This genomic window contains:
- the ftsZ gene encoding cell division protein FtsZ — protein: MSQNQNYLAVIKVVGVGGGGVNAVNRMIELGLRGVEFIAINTDAQALLMSDADVKLDVGRELTRGLGAGADPEVGRRAAEDHAEEIEEALAGADMVFVTAGEGGGTGTGGAPVVARIAKSIGALTIGVVTKPFSFEGRRRQSQAEGGVAKLKEEVDTLIVVPNDRLLEISDRGISMIEAFATADQVLLAGVQGITDLITTPGLINLDFADVKSVMQGAGSALMGIGSARGADRAIKAAELAVESPLLEASIEGAHGVLLSIQGGSNLGIFEINDAAQLVKEAAHPEANIIFGTVIDDTLGDEVRVTVIAAGFDGGEPALRLDAVGAAQRPATLPGLPPVPSVPAERSWEDAPASADADAEPKKEPAPVAARLPEPAYDSAFGDDDLDIPDFLK